One stretch of Spartinivicinus poritis DNA includes these proteins:
- a CDS encoding ribonuclease Z translates to MKITFLGTSAGIPTKQRNVTGIAVQPYQQADWWLVDCGEGTQHQLLYTPFSLSRLTTIFITHLHGDHCYGLPGLLATRALQGGSQNLPLTLIGPAGIKPLIEGICQHTQLYLNFSLNIIEVNSVPTTLTIDQHQVDVVPMEHNITSYGYLISPPDIPGHLNATKAKALGIPPGPIYQQLKQGKRVVLDDGREVDGNDLLSPATPAPKVLIAGDNANPQQLLPWLESATLLIHESTLTEPEMHRLANTIHHSTAAAVAKAANQAKLANLILTHFSARYRNSDNQGKLTINDIRQEASEHFQGQLFLAEDWQQYTLTTEGKLLLTQPGQKPNSIPPIN, encoded by the coding sequence ATGAAAATCACTTTTTTAGGCACCTCAGCCGGTATCCCCACCAAACAGCGTAATGTAACTGGTATTGCTGTGCAGCCTTACCAGCAAGCAGACTGGTGGTTAGTGGATTGCGGAGAAGGCACCCAACACCAATTGCTGTATACTCCATTCAGTCTGAGTCGATTGACCACTATTTTCATCACCCATTTACATGGCGATCATTGCTATGGTTTACCTGGTTTATTAGCCACGCGAGCGTTGCAAGGGGGCAGCCAAAATCTACCATTGACACTGATTGGTCCTGCTGGGATAAAACCATTAATAGAAGGGATCTGCCAACACACCCAGCTATACCTTAACTTTTCACTCAATATTATTGAAGTCAACTCAGTTCCCACTACATTAACAATCGATCAACATCAAGTTGATGTAGTACCCATGGAACATAACATTACCAGCTATGGTTATTTAATTTCCCCACCCGATATTCCTGGCCATCTCAATGCAACCAAAGCAAAAGCTCTTGGTATCCCTCCTGGCCCGATTTATCAACAATTGAAACAAGGCAAACGAGTGGTACTAGATGATGGGCGAGAAGTTGATGGCAATGATTTGCTATCTCCAGCAACACCTGCTCCCAAAGTGCTGATTGCAGGTGATAATGCTAATCCCCAACAACTGTTGCCTTGGCTTGAATCAGCAACATTATTAATACATGAATCAACGTTAACCGAGCCAGAAATGCACAGATTAGCAAACACCATTCATCACTCAACCGCTGCTGCCGTCGCTAAAGCGGCAAATCAAGCTAAATTAGCGAATTTAATTTTAACTCACTTTAGTGCTCGTTATAGGAACTCTGATAACCAAGGGAAGCTAACTATCAACGATATCCGACAAGAAGCCAGTGAGCACTTCCAAGGCCAACTGTTTTTAGCAGAAGATTGGCAGCAGTACACTCTTACCACTGAAGGTAAACTACTATTGACTCAACCTGGTCAAAAACCAAATAGCATACCTCCCATTAATTGA